The following coding sequences lie in one Drosophila sulfurigaster albostrigata strain 15112-1811.04 chromosome 2R, ASM2355843v2, whole genome shotgun sequence genomic window:
- the LOC133838306 gene encoding probable serine/threonine-protein kinase yakA has translation MFPQAELENYKLQVELLQEKLQRSEDNRQQLEHKLDKVLQKRSEFDKCVRQKSRQKYQEFLEEQAKRNERNKKLVQMLERIDEQTAAMSQRSERLKMMKLQYQMYFAKLVQHQTLRSIQQTTAATTAMPVMLQPQAAAISNPTATTAAAAVGVATSAGQLLNPNPTQQQWAYPAQPGMLLAPQFTPQPMYMPMPVPDLYGGMSLGGGQALGTSNLFDLRATLRALDNENADLPERMTRSAAAAGEYQGDRGATPATSTTTTPCSPTRDKSVARELSSTSSTSLATSSLTFDKLPKTATLTELTETPAAAAASSVVAAVADDVGRPQMAGLRRGSQQQQQQQQQQMEQHQDAWPNSRVTKVEHEKSPSVAGHNEPGQQQHQQQQQQHNFEAYFGELKIDEPWQQLPSTTTAATTRPREDKLELNVRATGNGGGNGNGNGVGLVGGISNDLLDEVKASRAALQKAAAAVDEQLARGNQLSPTATATSNISNNEAAAKPRVSIENIENAIYGERLTGSATATTTAAATAAAATAAATAAATSAAAAAAAAVVATPTLGLFENAEQELDVDNTTHDAAQIDYGQYDAISYGETGEPSYASIEQQQQQQLPSSGAGEPLYSEIGNPTDYQPYAADAVNGAAASVQELNPADGAEGGAATAGGEAETQQQQEYSNMDYSNYDAAQYAAGYDPNAYPGYIYDETTGQYIADPNAAQYAPDGSYATQDYDAGTANYDYYGEQPQQEQQEQQQQEQQQQQQEVAYPMSENNSEGGELLEATPAPPASKPVKPTSILATTDKQAAPNDAHQQQSQQQPQQHQQQQQPKKKKRVNFVDSSETDDSSSAKPVQQETTTTNSNSNHPQAATASHPPGGSESDFDFSTGSEAKN, from the exons ATGTTTCCACAGGCTGAGCTGGAGAACTACAAGCTGCAGGTGGAGCTGCTGCAGGAGAAATTGCAGCGCAG CGAGGACAATCGCCAGCAGCTGGAGCACAAGCTGGATAAAGTCTTACAAAAGCGCAGCGAGTT TGATAAGTGCGTGCGGCAGAAGAGCAGACAAAAGTACCAAGAATTTCTGGAGGAGCAGGCGAAACGCAATGAGCGCAACAAAAAGCTAGTTCAGATGCTGGAGCGCATTGATGAGCAGACGGCAGCAATGTCGCAGCGCAGCGAGCGACTCAAAATGATGAAG TTGCAATACCAAATGTACTTTGCTAAATTGGTGCAGCATCAAACGTTGCGCAGCATTCAacagacaacagcagcaacaacagcaatgccaGTTATGTTGCaaccacaagcagcagcaatatcgaatccaacagcaacaactgctgctgctgctgttggagtTGCGACTTCAGCTGGTCAATTGCTAAATCCAAATCcaacgcagcagcaatggGCGTATCCAGCACAGCCTGGCATGTTATTAGCGCCTCAGTTTACGCCTCAGCCAATGTATATGCCGATGCCAGTGCCAGATCTTTATGGAGGCATGAGTTTGGGCGGTGGCCAGGCATTGGGCACATCCAATCTGTTCGATCTGCGCGCCACGTTGCGTGCCCTGGACAATGAGAATGCCGATTTGCCGGAGCGCATGACacgctcagcagcagcagcaggtgagTATCAAGGAGACAGAGgagcaacaccagcaacatcCACAACGACGACGCCTTGTTCGCCGACAAGAGACAAAAGCGTCGCCAGAGAGCTGAGCAGCACATCGTCAACATCGCTGGCAACATCCTCGTTGACATTTGATAAATTGCCAAAGACGGCAACGCTGACTGAGTTGACTGagacgccagcagcagcagcagcatcatcggtagttgcagctgttgccgaTGACGTTGGGCGACCACAAATGGCAGGGCTACGCAGgggcagccaacaacaacagcagcagcagcagcagcaaatggagCAACATCAGGATGCTTGGCCAAATTCACGCGTGACTAAAGTCGAGCATGAAAAATCGCCAAGTGTCGCTGGCCATAATGAGCcgggccaacaacaacatcagcagcagcagcagcaacacaattTCGAAGCATACTTTGGTGAGCTGAAAATCGATGAGCCCTGGCAGCAGCTACcatccacaacaacagcagcaacaacgagacCGAGAGAAGACAAACTGGAGCTGAACGTGCGTGCAACTGGCAACGGaggtggcaatggcaatgggaaCGGTGTTGGCTTGGTTGGTGGCATCAGCAACGATTTGCTAGACGAAGTCAAAGCCAGCCGAGCAGCTCTGCAGAAGGCAGCGGCTGCGGTTGATGAGCAGCTCGCAAGAGGTAATCAATTGTCgccaacggcaacggcaacgagtAACATCAGCAACAATGAGGCAGCCGCTAAGCCCAGAGTGTCGATTGAGAATATTGAAAATGCCATTTACGGGGAACGTTTGACAGGctcagccacagccacaacaacagcagcagccacagcagcagcagcaacagcagcagcgacagcagcagcaacttcggcagcagcagcagcagcagcagcagtcgtgGCAACACCAACGCTGGGATTATTCGAGAATGCAGAGCAAGAGTTGGATGTggacaacacaacacacgaTGCGGCTCAGATCGATTACGGACAGTATGATGCCATTAGTTATGGAGAGACAGGTGAGCCCAGCTACGCCAGCatcgaacagcagcaacagcaacagttgccgtCGAGCGGAGCCGGAGAGCCGCTTTACAGTGAAATCGGAAATCCCACAGACTATCAGCCATATGCAGCGGATGCAGTGAacggagcagcagcatcagttCAGGAGTTGAACCCAGCAGATGGAGCTGAAGGAGGAGCAGCAACTGCGGGAGGGGAAGCGgagacgcagcagcaacaggagtACTCCAATATGGATTACAGCAACTACGATGCGGCGCAGTATGCAGCTGGCTATGATCCCAATGCCTATCCGGGCTACATATACGACGAGACAACCGGTCAGTATATAGCCGATCCCAATGCAGCGCAGTATGCCCCAGATGGCAGCTATGCCACACAGGACTATGATGCCGGCACAGCCAACTATGATTACTATGGCGAGCAGCCGCAACAGgagcaacaggaacaacagcagcaggaacaacaacagcagcagcaggaagtCGCGTATCCAATGTCCGAGAATAACAGCGAGGGAGgcgagttgct CGAAGCCACTCCCGCACCTCCAGCATCGAAACCTGTCAAACCCACATCGATTCTTGCGACGACAGACAAACAAGCGGCGCCTAATGAtgcgcatcagcagcagtcacagcagcaaccacagcagcaccagcagcagcagcaaccaaagaagaagaagcgcgTTAATTTCGTTGACAGCAGCGAAACGGATGACAGCTCAAGCGCGAAACCAGTCCAGCAggagacgacaacgacaaactCCAACAGCAACCATCCACAAGCTGCAACAGCTTCTCATCCTCCGGGTGGCAGCGAGAGTGACTTCGATTTTTCAACGGGCAGCGAGGCGAAGAATTAG